The Dehalogenimonas lykanthroporepellens BL-DC-9 genome includes a window with the following:
- a CDS encoding CoB--CoM heterodisulfide reductase (KEGG: mta:Moth_0810 hypothetical protein~PFAM: protein of unknown function DUF224 cysteine-rich region domain protein): MKYAYYNSCSLRSTGREYHQSLMRVFDKLEIELEEPKKWVCCGSTLAHNSSVLLAETLPLKNLAEIEKMGLDEVVVPCTACYNRFKVAQYEDDEDRRVKKEIEEIIEHKFEKEIGVFHPLEILAREDNLAKLKSLVVRDLSHLKVVSYYGCLLVRPHKETGFLDNPEYPMTMDKILSAVGIKTIDWSHKVECCGGSLSITRPDIVLDLTSRILNDARSVGANAVAVPCTFCQLNLDVRQEDLAKKGVRYDLPIYYFTELVALAIGVPEKDLMLGKHFVESEQVLTRAV; the protein is encoded by the coding sequence ATGAAATACGCCTATTACAACAGTTGCTCTCTGCGGTCCACCGGTAGGGAATATCATCAGTCCCTGATGCGGGTATTCGATAAATTGGAAATAGAGCTAGAAGAGCCTAAGAAATGGGTTTGTTGCGGCTCTACTCTGGCCCACAATTCTTCCGTGCTCCTGGCGGAAACTCTGCCGCTGAAAAACCTGGCGGAAATAGAGAAAATGGGTTTGGATGAAGTCGTGGTGCCCTGTACCGCCTGTTATAACCGGTTCAAGGTAGCGCAGTATGAAGACGACGAAGACCGTCGGGTTAAAAAAGAAATTGAAGAAATCATTGAGCATAAATTTGAAAAAGAAATTGGCGTATTTCATCCTCTGGAAATACTCGCCCGGGAAGACAATCTGGCAAAATTGAAATCACTGGTTGTCAGGGACCTATCGCATCTCAAGGTTGTCAGCTACTATGGTTGTCTTCTGGTCAGGCCTCATAAAGAGACTGGTTTTCTGGACAACCCCGAATACCCGATGACCATGGACAAAATCCTTAGCGCCGTAGGCATAAAGACAATCGATTGGTCGCACAAGGTAGAGTGCTGTGGCGGCTCGCTGTCGATCACCAGGCCTGATATAGTCCTTGACTTGACCAGCCGCATATTGAATGATGCCAGATCGGTCGGGGCGAACGCTGTGGCGGTGCCTTGCACCTTTTGTCAGTTGAACCTGGACGTCAGGCAGGAAGACCTGGCGAAAAAGGGCGTGCGATACGATTTGCCCATATATTATTTTACCGAGTTGGTGGCCCTGGCTATTGGTGTCCCAGAAAAGGATCTGATGTTGGGCAAGCATTTTGTTGAGTCTGAACAAGTATTGACGAGGGCGGTGTAG
- a CDS encoding putative heterodisulfide reductase, C subunit (KEGG: chy:CHY_0927 putative heterodisulfide reductase, C subunit) → MTETQVVLEYELLPGHISELAGNIKAMHGVDANMCYQCGKCTSGCPLNEYMDMTPTQVIHAVRLGLKDIVLNSNTYWLCVACGTCTGRCPQDTGLLMVMDALANIAIKEGIKPREPAVAEFYRTGLNLVKRYGMMYEAGVAGLLSLKTGTLGRDFGLGLRMLKKGKLEVIPHSQNADEMKKIFQRVAKKEQELAGS, encoded by the coding sequence ATGACTGAAACCCAAGTCGTTCTCGAATACGAATTGTTGCCCGGACATATCAGCGAACTTGCCGGCAATATCAAAGCCATGCACGGCGTGGATGCCAACATGTGCTATCAATGCGGCAAATGCACATCCGGATGCCCGCTCAATGAATACATGGATATGACACCCACCCAGGTGATTCATGCCGTCAGGCTGGGGCTGAAGGATATAGTACTCAATTCCAATACCTATTGGCTGTGTGTTGCCTGTGGCACCTGCACCGGCAGATGTCCTCAGGATACCGGTTTGTTGATGGTCATGGATGCGCTGGCCAATATCGCCATCAAGGAAGGCATCAAGCCCAGGGAACCCGCAGTGGCTGAGTTTTACCGCACCGGCCTTAATCTGGTTAAGCGGTACGGGATGATGTACGAAGCCGGTGTGGCAGGTTTACTGTCCCTGAAGACCGGTACGCTGGGGCGGGATTTCGGTCTGGGATTGAGAATGCTGAAAAAAGGCAAGCTGGAAGTAATCCCGCATTCACAGAATGCCGATGAGATGAAAAAGATCTTTCAAAGAGTTGCCAAAAAGGAACAGGAGTTGGCCGGTTCATGA
- a CDS encoding Histone acetyltransferase (PFAM: Radical SAM domain protein; GCN5-related N-acetyltransferase~KEGG: dev:DhcVS_551 radical SAM superfamily~SMART: Elongator protein 3/MiaB/NifB) — MKKKTRTISGVTPVAVMTPPAGCPGECVYCPEFSGIPRSYTPHSPAVMRAASRNYDAVEQVKLRLKILEDMGHPTDKVELIIMGGTFLSNPPDVQTDYIKDCYDALNGSSSGSLEEAQQNNELAEHRAVGLCIETRPDYCGQVEIARMINWGTTRVELGVQMPDDRVYEQVKRGHDVVAVVEATRRLRTAGLKVHYHWMPGLPGSNTENDLRLTKMIFDNPDFRPDGLKLYPTMVVEGTELDEWYRSGRYRPYSDGMMVRLIADIKKLIPPYVRISRVLRDIPAEYINGGLKNSLRDKVRQLLEDEGAECRCVRCREYGHRSNRKLAIGTPELRRLDYEAAGGHEVFLSLEDDNETLFGLLRLRFQETIPAPLSPDGGPLGLIRELHVYGPEVGFGLTASDSVQHQGLGRRLISQAERIAVDEFGVSRMAVLSGVGVRNYYKSHGYLLSHPYMVKNLRPGTKTIDKISRLS; from the coding sequence ATGAAAAAGAAAACCAGAACCATATCGGGAGTCACCCCCGTGGCGGTGATGACTCCACCGGCGGGTTGTCCCGGTGAATGCGTCTATTGTCCTGAATTCAGTGGTATTCCGCGCAGTTATACCCCTCATTCACCGGCGGTCATGCGAGCAGCATCTAGGAATTATGATGCTGTCGAACAGGTAAAACTTAGACTTAAAATCCTGGAAGATATGGGGCATCCAACTGACAAAGTGGAGCTTATCATCATGGGCGGCACCTTTCTTTCCAATCCGCCGGATGTCCAGACTGACTATATCAAGGATTGCTACGATGCTCTTAATGGCTCTTCTTCGGGAAGTCTGGAAGAAGCGCAACAAAATAATGAGCTGGCAGAACATCGCGCCGTTGGCTTGTGTATCGAGACCCGGCCGGATTATTGCGGGCAGGTTGAAATAGCCCGCATGATTAACTGGGGCACCACCCGAGTTGAACTGGGTGTGCAGATGCCGGATGACCGTGTGTACGAACAGGTGAAACGCGGCCATGATGTGGTAGCGGTAGTGGAGGCCACTCGACGACTACGGACAGCGGGGTTGAAGGTGCACTATCACTGGATGCCCGGGCTCCCCGGCTCAAATACGGAAAACGATCTCAGGCTGACCAAAATGATATTCGATAACCCGGATTTCCGGCCGGACGGTCTTAAATTATACCCAACGATGGTGGTTGAAGGTACCGAACTGGATGAATGGTATCGTTCCGGTCGGTACCGACCTTACAGTGATGGCATGATGGTGAGATTGATAGCGGACATCAAAAAACTGATTCCGCCATATGTCAGGATTTCCCGGGTGCTTCGGGATATCCCCGCTGAATATATAAACGGCGGGCTGAAAAACTCGTTGCGGGATAAAGTGAGACAACTGCTGGAAGATGAAGGGGCCGAATGTCGATGCGTTCGGTGCCGTGAATATGGACATCGTTCAAACCGTAAGCTGGCGATAGGGACACCGGAATTGCGGAGACTGGATTATGAGGCCGCTGGGGGTCATGAAGTATTTCTTTCGCTGGAAGACGACAATGAGACTCTTTTTGGGCTGTTGCGACTGCGTTTCCAGGAAACAATTCCGGCGCCTTTATCACCGGACGGCGGTCCGCTGGGCTTGATTCGCGAACTCCACGTCTATGGACCTGAAGTTGGATTCGGCCTGACTGCTTCCGATTCGGTTCAACATCAGGGTCTTGGCCGGCGCCTAATCAGCCAGGCTGAAAGAATTGCTGTTGATGAATTCGGGGTCAGCAGAATGGCAGTGCTGTCCGGGGTCGGCGTCAGGAATTATTATAAGAGCCATGGTTATTTACTGAGTCATCCATATATGGTCAAAAACCTTCGCCCCGGTACTAAAACGATTGACAAAATCAGCCGATTAAGCTAA
- a CDS encoding Methyltransferase type 11 (PFAM: Methyltransferase type 11~KEGG: dev:DhcVS_550 ubiquinone/menaquinone biosynthesis methylase) gives MAPHKPEAEFDDIAPAWYGFRHYTIFRTELESLSRHWHSGRLLNAGCGHGADFLPFRQNFELFGIDISSEMLRYAEKFKIKHRFDAVLRQEDMRSLDFPDNYFDFAIAVASLHHLDSPESRRQALAEIHRVVRPDGEIFLTVWNACQPRFWFSRRDTRIPWKTGDKTVFRYYHLFTYREIERLAKDEGFTVMSSRPEAFFRGPLKYFSRNICLHLRNSVV, from the coding sequence ATGGCCCCACATAAACCAGAAGCCGAGTTCGACGATATCGCGCCCGCATGGTACGGTTTCCGGCACTATACCATCTTCCGTACTGAGCTTGAATCTCTATCCAGACACTGGCACTCCGGCCGCCTGCTCAACGCCGGTTGCGGCCACGGGGCTGATTTTCTCCCCTTCCGGCAGAATTTTGAGCTATTCGGCATCGACATATCCTCGGAAATGCTACGCTATGCGGAAAAATTCAAAATCAAGCACCGTTTTGATGCTGTCTTGCGACAGGAGGACATGAGGTCCCTGGATTTCCCTGACAATTATTTCGATTTTGCCATCGCTGTGGCCAGCCTGCATCACCTGGACAGCCCGGAAAGCCGCCGTCAGGCCTTGGCAGAAATTCACCGCGTCGTCCGTCCCGACGGCGAAATTTTTCTGACCGTGTGGAATGCCTGCCAGCCACGCTTCTGGTTCAGCCGACGTGATACGCGCATTCCCTGGAAAACCGGGGATAAAACTGTTTTTCGCTATTATCATTTGTTCACCTACCGAGAAATCGAACGTCTGGCAAAGGACGAAGGCTTTACTGTTATGTCATCCAGGCCGGAGGCCTTCTTCCGAGGTCCCCTGAAGTATTTTTCCCGAAATATCTGCCTTCACCTGCGAAATTCTGTCGTGTGA
- a CDS encoding conserved hypothetical protein (KEGG: det:DET0609 hypothetical protein), which yields MLVNITCPQCNTSGGFSISDERYIGPYRCWKCRAAMKIHLERNRLESCEIMSEEEFTRFEQEMEIRRRARGGR from the coding sequence ATGCTGGTAAACATAACCTGCCCTCAATGCAACACTAGCGGTGGTTTTTCCATCAGTGACGAACGATATATCGGCCCCTATCGTTGCTGGAAATGCCGCGCCGCCATGAAAATCCATTTGGAACGTAACAGGCTGGAAAGTTGTGAAATCATGAGCGAAGAGGAATTCACCCGGTTCGAGCAGGAAATGGAAATCCGCCGTAGAGCTCGCGGCGGCCGTTGA
- a CDS encoding ribosomal-protein-alanine acetyltransferase (KEGG: deg:DehalGT_0544 ribosomal-protein-alanine acetyltransferase~TIGRFAM: ribosomal-protein-alanine acetyltransferase~PFAM: GCN5-related N-acetyltransferase), which translates to MSNDIVIRPMCRLDVAQVTAIDREAFPTMWPPMNYHRELENQLATYLVMVERPSAGEDASTIDEISGTGVAGKVKRWMASHEREEGRIIAFGGFWIMAGEAHIIGLAVRKDCRRQGLGRLMLRELIEEAAKRQSHCMTLEVRAGNYGAQKLYSACGFVETGIRRAYYTDNREDALIMTLIPLPIDHGVTQ; encoded by the coding sequence ATGAGTAACGATATCGTTATCCGGCCAATGTGCCGACTGGATGTCGCTCAGGTTACGGCTATTGACCGGGAAGCCTTTCCTACGATGTGGCCACCTATGAACTACCACCGGGAACTGGAAAATCAACTGGCCACGTATTTGGTGATGGTGGAAAGACCGTCCGCGGGTGAGGATGCTTCGACCATTGATGAAATCAGTGGAACCGGTGTCGCCGGCAAGGTTAAACGCTGGATGGCGTCACACGAAAGGGAAGAAGGACGAATCATTGCCTTCGGGGGGTTCTGGATAATGGCTGGTGAAGCCCATATTATCGGTCTGGCGGTCAGGAAGGATTGCCGGCGGCAAGGTCTGGGACGGCTAATGCTTCGGGAACTGATTGAGGAGGCGGCCAAGAGGCAGTCACACTGCATGACTCTGGAGGTCAGGGCCGGTAATTATGGGGCCCAGAAGCTGTATTCGGCTTGCGGCTTCGTTGAAACTGGCATCAGGCGGGCGTACTACACTGATAACCGGGAAGACGCTCTGATAATGACCCTCATCCCGTTACCAATTGATCACGGCGTGACCCAATAA
- a CDS encoding protein of unknown function DUF208 (PFAM: protein of unknown function DUF208~KEGG: det:DET0607 hypothetical protein) has product MKAPMLLVHCCCVHCSAYTLRYWREQGFDVTSYWYNPNIHPTDEHQERLQALRRYLTDSGIELVVDGDYRPDEYDDALTEEKQKPARCSVCYSLRLQATAGFAASEKYDGFTTSLLISPQQYHKIVRDAGLTAADEYGVKFKYTDIRKRYSDSRKLTRPLGLYRQRYCGCRYSAEEASVR; this is encoded by the coding sequence ATGAAAGCTCCGATGTTGCTGGTACATTGCTGTTGTGTTCATTGCTCAGCCTATACATTGAGATACTGGCGAGAGCAGGGTTTCGATGTAACCTCATACTGGTATAATCCCAATATACATCCCACCGATGAACACCAGGAAAGATTGCAGGCGCTTCGTCGGTATCTGACCGACTCGGGAATCGAACTTGTCGTTGATGGTGATTATCGCCCAGATGAGTATGATGACGCTTTGACAGAGGAGAAGCAGAAGCCGGCTCGGTGTTCGGTCTGCTATTCGCTCAGATTACAGGCGACAGCCGGATTTGCCGCTTCGGAAAAATATGATGGCTTTACCACCAGTCTGCTTATAAGTCCGCAACAGTATCACAAGATAGTGCGAGACGCCGGGCTGACGGCGGCCGATGAATACGGGGTGAAGTTCAAGTATACAGATATCAGAAAACGTTACTCTGACAGCCGAAAATTGACGCGGCCGCTGGGCCTTTATCGTCAGCGATACTGCGGCTGTCGTTACAGCGCTGAAGAGGCATCAGTCCGCTGA
- a CDS encoding Holliday junction DNA helicase RuvB (TIGRFAM: Holliday junction DNA helicase RuvB~PFAM: AAA ATPase central domain protein; Holliday junction DNA helicase RuvB domain~KEGG: deg:DehalGT_0542 Holliday junction DNA helicase RuvB~SMART: AAA ATPase) — MPVNDMNERIISSQSVNEEEGAENSLRPKSLDDFIGQERLRDNLGITMEAARGRGEALDHVLLYGPPGLGKTTLAHIIARDMGVNIRITAGPAVERPGDLAAILTSLQSNDVLFIDEIHRLGRTVEEILYPAMEDFALDIVIGKGPGAKNLRIKLPHFTLIGATTRYAMLSSPLRDRFGSVYRLEYYNDSEIESIIRRSARILDVKADDAGLREIACRARGTPRVANRLLKRVRDYAQVKENGSIDADIAGAALGRLEVDGVGLDSIDHHLLRTIIEKFSGGPVGLETLAAAISEDSDTIMDIYEPYLMQLGFLERTARGRVATRAAYDHLQIPYSVKNSSQASLI, encoded by the coding sequence ATGCCAGTAAACGACATGAACGAACGAATCATTTCCAGTCAATCCGTCAACGAAGAGGAAGGGGCGGAGAACAGTCTCCGGCCGAAATCACTCGATGATTTTATTGGACAGGAGCGGCTTCGAGACAACCTGGGTATTACCATGGAAGCCGCCAGAGGCCGGGGAGAAGCGCTGGATCATGTGTTGCTTTATGGTCCTCCGGGGCTTGGCAAAACCACACTGGCCCATATAATCGCCCGGGATATGGGGGTCAATATCCGGATTACAGCCGGCCCGGCAGTTGAGCGTCCCGGTGATTTGGCGGCTATTTTGACTTCTCTTCAGAGCAATGATGTGCTGTTCATCGATGAAATTCATAGATTGGGAAGAACCGTTGAGGAAATCCTCTATCCTGCCATGGAAGATTTTGCCCTGGATATCGTTATCGGTAAGGGACCCGGCGCTAAAAATCTGCGTATCAAACTGCCGCACTTTACACTTATAGGCGCTACCACCCGATACGCCATGCTGTCTTCGCCGTTACGTGATCGTTTCGGTTCAGTTTACCGGCTGGAGTATTACAACGATTCGGAAATAGAATCCATAATCAGGCGGTCCGCTCGGATATTGGACGTTAAGGCCGATGACGCAGGACTTAGGGAGATAGCCTGTCGCGCGCGCGGTACGCCCCGGGTGGCCAACCGGCTGTTGAAGCGGGTTCGTGATTACGCTCAGGTGAAGGAAAACGGAAGCATTGACGCTGATATCGCTGGAGCCGCTTTGGGAAGGCTGGAGGTGGACGGTGTCGGCCTGGACAGTATCGACCACCATCTGCTACGAACCATTATTGAAAAATTTTCCGGTGGCCCAGTCGGCCTGGAAACGCTGGCGGCGGCTATCAGTGAAGATTCGGACACCATTATGGATATCTACGAACCTTATCTGATGCAGTTGGGATTTTTGGAAAGAACAGCTCGTGGCCGGGTAGCTACCAGGGCGGCGTATGACCATCTGCAAATTCCTTATTCAGTAAAAAATTCCTCTCAGGCTTCGTTGATATGA